The following are encoded in a window of Halorarum salinum genomic DNA:
- a CDS encoding 30S ribosomal protein S17, whose translation MAIGLNTDEPEEACSDENCPYHGTLSVRGGTLEGTVASTAMDKTVVVEREYDVFVPKYDRYMKRRSRVPAHCSPCLDVEEGDEVRIAETRPLSKTKSHVVVEIREGDS comes from the coding sequence ATGGCAATAGGACTGAACACAGACGAACCGGAGGAGGCCTGCTCCGACGAGAACTGTCCGTACCACGGGACGCTGTCCGTGCGCGGGGGGACGCTCGAGGGGACGGTCGCCTCCACAGCGATGGACAAGACCGTCGTCGTGGAGCGGGAGTACGACGTCTTCGTACCGAAGTACGACCGCTACATGAAACGACGGAGCCGCGTCCCCGCGCACTGCTCGCCCTGCCTCGACGTCGAGGAGGGCGACGAGGTGCGCATCGCCGAGACGCGACCGCTCTCGAAGACGAAATCCCACGTGGTCGTCGAGATCCGGGAGGGCGATTCCTGA
- a CDS encoding 30S ribosomal protein S3, with the protein MADEHQFIEDGLQRSRINEFFEEELGRAGYGGMDVAKTPMGTQIVLKAEKPGMVIGKGGKNIRKVTTELEERFDMDDPQIDVQEVEEPDLNAKIVADRLANALERGWYFRKAGHTTIDRIMDAGALGAEIVLSGKVTGARSRVEKFNRGYVKHNGEPAEDVVDEGQGVAVMKLGTIGVTVKIIPPGAELPDDFEVDADAEAPEVEQTAEEEGVEALLEEEPEEVPDVSDEEEDVDVPTDEPEDVIDEEIVEEVIESDETEDGEGAAESGEPDEEPTEELEALDEDVEAEAEELVAEMESGEDAEAEADADEAAAEEGDEPDETEAADADEADGADEEEE; encoded by the coding sequence ATGGCGGACGAACACCAGTTCATCGAGGATGGCCTCCAGCGGAGTCGGATCAACGAGTTCTTCGAGGAGGAGCTCGGCCGCGCCGGCTACGGCGGCATGGACGTCGCCAAGACCCCGATGGGGACCCAGATCGTCCTCAAGGCCGAGAAGCCCGGCATGGTCATCGGCAAGGGCGGGAAGAACATCCGCAAGGTGACCACCGAGCTCGAGGAGCGGTTCGACATGGACGACCCGCAGATCGACGTCCAGGAGGTCGAGGAACCCGACCTCAACGCGAAGATCGTCGCGGACCGGCTCGCCAACGCGCTCGAGCGCGGCTGGTACTTCCGGAAGGCCGGCCACACGACGATCGACCGCATCATGGACGCCGGCGCGCTGGGCGCCGAGATCGTCCTGAGCGGGAAGGTCACCGGCGCCCGCTCGCGCGTCGAGAAGTTCAACCGCGGCTACGTCAAGCACAACGGCGAGCCCGCGGAGGACGTCGTCGACGAGGGCCAGGGCGTCGCCGTCATGAAGCTCGGCACCATCGGCGTCACGGTGAAGATCATCCCGCCGGGCGCGGAGCTGCCCGACGACTTCGAGGTCGACGCCGACGCCGAGGCGCCCGAGGTCGAACAGACCGCCGAGGAGGAGGGCGTCGAGGCCCTGCTCGAGGAGGAGCCCGAGGAGGTCCCCGACGTGTCCGACGAGGAGGAGGACGTCGACGTGCCGACCGACGAGCCCGAGGACGTCATCGACGAGGAGATCGTCGAGGAGGTCATCGAGTCCGACGAGACCGAGGACGGCGAGGGCGCCGCCGAGTCCGGCGAGCCCGACGAGGAGCCGACCGAGGAGCTCGAGGCGCTCGACGAGGACGTCGAGGCCGAGGCCGAGGAGCTCGTCGCCGAGATGGAGTCCGGGGAGGACGCCGAAGCCGAGGCCGACGCCGACGAGGCGGCTGCCGAGGAGGGCGACGAACCGGACGAGACCGAGGCCGCGGACGCCGACGAGGCGGACGGGGCCGACGAGGAGGAGGAGTAG
- the rpmC gene encoding 50S ribosomal protein L29, with product MAILHVAEIRDMTPAEREAELEELETELLNAKAVQAAGGAPDNPGRVGELRKTIARIKTIRREEGDIDETEE from the coding sequence ATGGCGATCCTCCACGTCGCGGAGATCCGCGACATGACGCCCGCCGAGCGGGAGGCGGAACTCGAGGAACTCGAGACGGAACTGCTCAACGCCAAGGCCGTGCAGGCCGCGGGCGGCGCGCCGGACAACCCCGGCCGCGTCGGCGAACTGCGAAAGACCATCGCGCGGATCAAGACGATCCGGCGCGAGGAAGGCGACATCGACGAGACCGAGGAGTAG
- a CDS encoding uL15m family ribosomal protein has protein sequence MTDKKRRQRGSRTHGGGSHKNRRGAGHRGGRGAAGRKKHERNLYGPLGKHGFTRPPTTQDEVVEVTVQKLDEDAALLAAEGLAEEEGDGYAIDARDVAEDGHDVDVVKVLGNGTVRGELHVTADAFTAEARTLIEEAGGSAGLTDRAEEAEAEAEDTQSDEEEA, from the coding sequence ATGACGGACAAGAAGCGACGCCAGCGCGGCTCGCGGACCCACGGCGGCGGCTCCCACAAGAACCGGCGCGGCGCCGGCCACCGTGGCGGCCGCGGCGCGGCCGGCCGGAAGAAGCACGAGCGGAACCTCTACGGACCGCTCGGCAAGCACGGCTTCACGCGCCCGCCGACGACCCAGGACGAGGTCGTCGAGGTCACCGTCCAGAAGCTCGACGAGGACGCGGCGCTGCTGGCCGCGGAGGGCCTCGCCGAGGAGGAGGGCGACGGCTACGCCATCGACGCGCGCGACGTGGCCGAGGACGGCCACGACGTCGACGTCGTGAAGGTGCTCGGCAACGGCACCGTGCGCGGCGAGCTCCACGTCACGGCCGACGCGTTCACCGCCGAGGCCCGGACGCTCATCGAGGAGGCGGGCGGCTCCGCGGGCCTCACCGACCGCGCCGAGGAGGCCGAGGCGGAAGCGGAAGATACTCAATCCGACGAGGAAGAGGCGTAA
- the rplX gene encoding 50S ribosomal protein L24: MSEQPHKQRTRQRDAPLHERHKQVRATLSADLREEYGQRNVRVNAGDTVEVMRGDFAGEEGEVLEVDLRDATITVEDVTLESADGEEVPRRLEPSNVRVVGLDLEDERREARLESGEEAA; encoded by the coding sequence ATGAGCGAGCAACCGCACAAACAGCGCACCCGGCAGCGGGACGCGCCACTCCACGAGCGACACAAGCAGGTTCGCGCCACCCTCTCGGCCGACCTCCGCGAGGAGTACGGCCAGCGGAACGTCCGCGTCAACGCGGGCGACACCGTCGAGGTCATGCGCGGCGACTTCGCCGGCGAGGAGGGCGAGGTCCTGGAGGTCGACCTCCGCGACGCGACGATCACGGTCGAGGATGTCACGCTCGAGTCCGCCGACGGGGAGGAGGTCCCCCGACGCCTCGAGCCCTCGAACGTGCGCGTCGTCGGACTCGACCTCGAGGACGAGCGCCGCGAGGCGCGTCTCGAGTCCGGGGAGGAGGCTGCATAA
- the secY gene encoding preprotein translocase subunit SecY, protein MSWKEAAEPVLTRMPTVTRPEGHVPFKRKLAWTGGILVMYFFLTNVTIFGMGTASGDFYGQFRSILAGQQGSIMQLGIGPIVTASIVLQLLGGANLLGLDTDDPRDQVLYQGLQKLLVVVMICLTGLPMVFAGDFLPADPAVAQLLFGSQTATFGVKSLIFAQIFVGGVLILFMDEVISKWGVGSGIGLFIIASVSQQLVAGLFATEALGNVTGFFPAWFGIVTGSIQLEGSLVQALLFEPGNLLALFTTVLIFAIVVYAESVRVEIPLSHARVKGARGRFPVKLIYASVLPMILIRALQANVQFLGQILHSQLASMPAWLGQYADGQVTGGVFYYLAPIQSRQDWMWFIYAPAAEPAEIALRVAVDLFVTIVGSAVFAIFWVETTGMGPESTAQQIQNSGMQIPGFRRNPQVIEKVMERYIPQVTVIGGALVGLLAVLANMLGTLGGVSGTGLLLTVSITYKLYEEIAEEQLMEMHPMMRQMFGSD, encoded by the coding sequence ATGAGTTGGAAGGAGGCCGCGGAACCGGTGCTCACACGGATGCCCACGGTCACGCGACCGGAGGGGCACGTCCCCTTCAAGCGGAAGCTGGCGTGGACCGGCGGCATCCTGGTGATGTACTTCTTCCTGACGAACGTGACGATCTTCGGGATGGGAACCGCGAGCGGGGACTTCTACGGCCAGTTCCGGTCGATCCTCGCGGGACAGCAGGGGTCGATCATGCAACTCGGCATCGGTCCCATCGTCACGGCGTCGATCGTGCTACAGTTGCTCGGCGGGGCGAACCTGCTGGGACTGGACACCGACGATCCGCGCGATCAGGTGCTGTACCAGGGCCTCCAGAAGCTGCTCGTCGTCGTGATGATCTGCCTGACGGGGCTTCCGATGGTGTTCGCGGGCGACTTCCTGCCCGCGGACCCCGCGGTCGCCCAGCTACTGTTCGGCTCGCAGACGGCGACGTTCGGCGTGAAGAGCCTCATCTTCGCGCAGATCTTCGTCGGCGGCGTGCTCATCCTGTTCATGGACGAGGTCATCTCCAAGTGGGGCGTCGGCTCCGGGATCGGCCTGTTCATCATCGCCAGCGTGAGCCAGCAGCTCGTCGCCGGGCTGTTCGCCACCGAGGCGCTCGGCAACGTCACCGGCTTCTTCCCGGCGTGGTTCGGCATCGTCACCGGGAGCATCCAGCTGGAGGGCTCGCTCGTCCAGGCGCTGCTGTTCGAGCCGGGCAACCTGCTCGCGCTGTTCACGACGGTGCTCATCTTCGCCATCGTCGTGTACGCCGAGAGCGTGCGCGTCGAGATCCCGCTTAGCCACGCCCGCGTGAAGGGCGCCCGCGGCCGCTTCCCCGTGAAGCTCATCTACGCCAGCGTCCTGCCGATGATCCTCATCCGCGCGCTGCAGGCGAACGTCCAGTTCCTGGGCCAGATCCTGCACTCACAGCTGGCCTCGATGCCGGCGTGGCTCGGCCAGTACGCGGACGGCCAGGTGACCGGCGGCGTGTTCTACTACCTGGCGCCGATCCAGTCGCGCCAGGACTGGATGTGGTTCATCTACGCGCCGGCGGCCGAACCGGCCGAGATCGCCCTGCGCGTCGCCGTCGACCTGTTCGTGACGATCGTCGGGTCGGCCGTCTTCGCGATCTTCTGGGTCGAGACCACGGGCATGGGGCCCGAGTCGACCGCCCAGCAGATCCAGAACTCCGGGATGCAGATCCCCGGGTTCCGGCGCAACCCGCAGGTGATCGAGAAGGTCATGGAGCGGTACATCCCGCAGGTGACCGTCATCGGCGGCGCGCTCGTCGGCCTGCTCGCCGTGCTGGCGAACATGCTCGGCACGCTCGGGGGCGTCTCCGGGACGGGGCTGCTGCTCACGGTCTCCATCACGTACAAGCTGTACGAGGAGATCGCCGAGGAGCAACTCATGGAGATGCACCCCATGATGCGCCAGATGTTCGGTTCAGATTGA
- a CDS encoding 50S ribosomal protein L18, with protein MATGPRYKVPMRRRREVRTDYHQRLRLLKSGKPRLVARLSNRHVRAQLVTPGPNGDETRAAASSEDLSEYGWEAPTGNLPSAYLTGYLAGLRAVDAGLDEAVLDIGLNTATPGNKTFAVQEGAIDAGLEIPHNEDVLAEWPRNRGEHIAEYAESLDEPLYSGEFDATELPDHFDEVRETLTEEFE; from the coding sequence ATGGCAACCGGACCACGATACAAGGTGCCGATGCGGCGCCGCCGCGAGGTTCGGACCGACTACCACCAGAGGTTGCGCCTGCTGAAATCCGGCAAGCCGCGACTCGTCGCGCGCCTGTCGAACCGACACGTCAGGGCGCAGCTGGTTACCCCCGGTCCGAACGGCGACGAGACCCGAGCCGCAGCGTCCAGCGAGGACCTGTCGGAGTACGGCTGGGAGGCCCCCACGGGCAATCTCCCCAGCGCGTACCTGACGGGCTATCTCGCCGGCCTGCGCGCGGTCGACGCCGGCCTCGACGAGGCCGTGCTCGACATCGGGCTCAACACGGCGACCCCCGGCAACAAGACGTTCGCTGTACAGGAAGGTGCGATCGACGCGGGGCTCGAGATCCCCCACAACGAGGACGTGCTGGCCGAGTGGCCGCGCAACCGCGGCGAGCACATCGCCGAGTACGCGGAGTCGCTCGACGAGCCGCTCTACTCGGGGGAGTTCGACGCCACCGAACTCCCGGACCACTTCGACGAGGTCCGGGAGACGCTTACGGAGGAATTCGAGTAA
- a CDS encoding 30S ribosomal protein S5 — protein MSRNNDGWEPRTRLGRKVQDGEVSSMDQALASGLPLKEPEIVDQLLGSMDDEVLDINMVQRMTDSGRRVKFRCVCAIGNRDGYLGYAEARDDQVGGAIQKAIEVAKLNIIRVDRGSGSWEDSAGGVNSLTRTATGKAGSVTVEIRPAPQGLGLAAAETVRNILELAGVQDAWTSSDGNTRTTVNLAKATYNALRNASQARTPDRARRVQREASGEEAR, from the coding sequence ATGAGCAGAAACAACGACGGCTGGGAGCCGCGAACGCGCCTCGGCCGCAAGGTACAGGACGGCGAGGTCTCCTCGATGGACCAGGCGCTCGCCTCGGGGCTCCCGCTGAAGGAGCCCGAGATCGTCGACCAGCTCCTCGGGAGCATGGACGACGAGGTCCTCGACATCAACATGGTCCAGCGGATGACCGACTCCGGACGTCGGGTGAAGTTCCGCTGCGTCTGTGCGATCGGGAACCGCGACGGCTACCTGGGCTACGCCGAGGCCCGTGACGACCAGGTCGGCGGCGCCATCCAGAAGGCGATCGAGGTCGCGAAGCTGAACATCATCAGGGTCGACCGCGGCTCGGGAAGCTGGGAGGACTCCGCCGGCGGGGTCAACTCGCTCACCCGGACCGCGACGGGCAAGGCCGGCTCCGTCACGGTCGAGATCCGCCCGGCCCCGCAGGGGCTCGGGCTCGCGGCCGCGGAGACGGTGCGCAACATCCTCGAACTGGCCGGCGTGCAGGACGCCTGGACCAGTTCCGACGGCAACACCCGCACGACAGTGAACCTCGCGAAGGCGACGTACAACGCGCTGCGCAACGCCTCGCAGGCGCGCACGCCCGACCGGGCGCGACGCGTCCAGCGCGAGGCGAGCGGCGAGGAGGCCCGGTGA
- a CDS encoding 50S ribosomal protein L19e, translating to MSDLSAQRRLAADVLDVGESRVWFNPEAQSELADAITREDIREQIQQGNVRAEDAKSNSRGRARERDEKRAYGHRTGAGSRKGKAGGRQNAKSDWISRIRAQRARLKELRDDGPLDRSQYRELYDKASGGEFEDVRRLESYVVTNYDVTLEDD from the coding sequence ATGAGTGATCTGAGCGCACAGCGACGGCTCGCCGCCGACGTCCTCGACGTCGGCGAGAGCCGCGTCTGGTTCAACCCGGAAGCACAGTCCGAGCTGGCGGACGCGATCACCCGCGAGGACATCCGCGAGCAGATCCAGCAGGGCAACGTCCGCGCGGAGGACGCGAAGTCGAACTCCCGCGGCCGCGCCCGCGAGCGCGACGAGAAGCGCGCGTACGGGCACCGCACCGGCGCCGGCTCCCGGAAGGGGAAGGCCGGCGGTCGGCAGAACGCGAAGTCCGACTGGATCTCCCGGATCCGCGCACAGCGTGCACGCCTGAAGGAGCTCCGCGACGACGGCCCGCTCGACCGCTCGCAGTACCGCGAGCTGTACGACAAGGCCTCGGGCGGGGAGTTCGAGGACGTGCGCCGGCTCGAATCGTACGTCGTGACCAACTACGACGTGACACTGGAGGACGACTAA
- a CDS encoding 30S ribosomal protein S4e yields the protein MSNHQKRLSAPNEWPIERKESTFTVKAGAGPHGEAGVPLLIVLRDVLGYVDSKKEARYALDNDSVLVNGVAESDEARPVGMFDILAFREREEFFRVFPGEGGRLALTAIDEESASSRLGKVAGKTQVSGGSFQYTLHDGTTLQTDEGEYAGKDSLVVDNETKEVVAHFPYEEGALVTAVDGAHSGEIGTLEEISVTPGSGANGVTVSREDDEEFETVEEYVVVIDENFTDGGED from the coding sequence ATGAGTAACCACCAGAAACGACTGTCGGCCCCGAACGAGTGGCCGATCGAACGGAAGGAATCGACGTTCACCGTGAAGGCGGGCGCGGGCCCGCACGGCGAGGCCGGCGTCCCCCTGCTCATCGTCCTCCGGGACGTGCTGGGGTACGTCGACTCGAAGAAGGAGGCGCGCTACGCGCTCGACAACGACTCCGTGCTCGTCAACGGCGTGGCCGAGTCCGACGAGGCCCGTCCCGTCGGGATGTTCGACATCCTGGCGTTCCGCGAGCGCGAGGAGTTCTTCCGCGTGTTCCCGGGCGAGGGCGGCCGGCTGGCGCTGACCGCCATCGACGAGGAGTCCGCCTCCTCGCGGCTCGGGAAGGTCGCCGGCAAGACGCAGGTCTCCGGCGGCAGCTTCCAGTACACGCTGCACGACGGGACGACCCTGCAGACCGACGAGGGCGAGTACGCGGGCAAGGACTCGCTCGTCGTCGACAACGAGACGAAGGAGGTCGTCGCGCACTTCCCGTACGAGGAGGGTGCGCTCGTCACCGCGGTCGACGGGGCACACTCCGGCGAGATCGGCACCCTCGAGGAGATCAGCGTCACCCCCGGCTCGGGCGCCAACGGCGTCACCGTGAGCCGGGAGGACGACGAGGAGTTCGAGACCGTCGAGGAGTACGTCGTCGTCATCGACGAGAACTTCACGGACGGAGGTGAGGACTGA
- the rpmD gene encoding 50S ribosomal protein L30, producing MQAVVQLRGEVDTSAAQRDTLKMLNLHAVNHATFVPEEDTYRGMIAKVNDYVAFGEPSAEVVAALLERRGEPLEGDADVDDEWVGEHTDYDDLGALAEGLVAEETTLREQGLSPAVRLHPPRKGHRGIKHAEKNGGELGRHEDIDALLEAMR from the coding sequence ATGCAGGCGGTCGTCCAGCTGCGCGGCGAGGTCGACACCTCGGCCGCACAGCGCGACACCCTGAAGATGCTGAACCTCCACGCCGTGAACCACGCGACGTTCGTCCCCGAGGAGGACACCTACCGCGGGATGATCGCGAAGGTGAACGACTACGTGGCGTTCGGCGAGCCGTCGGCGGAGGTCGTCGCGGCGCTCCTCGAGCGTCGCGGCGAGCCGCTCGAGGGCGACGCCGACGTCGACGACGAGTGGGTCGGCGAGCACACCGACTACGACGACCTCGGCGCGCTCGCCGAGGGGCTCGTCGCCGAGGAGACGACCCTGCGCGAGCAGGGGCTCTCCCCGGCCGTCCGCCTGCACCCCCCGCGCAAGGGACACCGCGGCATCAAGCACGCGGAGAAGAACGGCGGCGAACTCGGTCGCCACGAGGACATCGACGCGCTCCTGGAGGCGATGCGATAA
- a CDS encoding 50S ribosomal protein L32e, with the protein MADDDESAEAVESLEDISGVGPSKADALREAGYETVEDVKAASQSELADVEGVGNALAARIKADVGGLEVEADAEAEIEEEESEAAEEEVEEEDVETELRPRGHADKTPDLDDETARALAQKHREGMPQFNRQDYHKKKRTPTSWRRPRGGLSKQRRGIKGKGPKVAAGYGSPKGARGLHPSGFSEVRVHNTDDLEGVDADAEAVRIASGVGARKRERIEDVCEDREIRVLNPTYVEVEVDDE; encoded by the coding sequence ATGGCCGACGACGACGAGTCGGCCGAGGCGGTCGAGTCCCTCGAGGACATCTCGGGGGTCGGCCCCTCGAAGGCGGACGCGCTCCGCGAGGCCGGCTACGAGACCGTCGAGGACGTGAAGGCGGCGTCCCAGTCGGAACTGGCTGACGTCGAGGGCGTCGGTAACGCCCTCGCGGCCCGCATCAAGGCAGACGTCGGCGGCCTCGAGGTCGAGGCCGACGCGGAGGCCGAGATCGAGGAGGAGGAATCCGAGGCCGCGGAGGAGGAGGTCGAAGAGGAGGACGTCGAGACGGAGCTGCGCCCGCGCGGCCACGCCGACAAGACGCCCGACCTCGACGACGAGACGGCGCGTGCGCTCGCCCAGAAGCACCGCGAGGGCATGCCCCAGTTCAACCGGCAGGACTACCACAAGAAGAAGCGGACGCCGACCTCGTGGCGTCGCCCACGCGGCGGGCTCTCGAAGCAGCGCCGCGGCATCAAGGGCAAGGGCCCGAAGGTCGCCGCGGGCTACGGCTCCCCGAAGGGGGCCCGCGGCCTGCACCCGAGCGGCTTCAGCGAGGTCCGCGTCCACAACACCGACGACCTCGAGGGCGTCGACGCGGACGCCGAGGCGGTGCGCATCGCCTCGGGCGTCGGCGCTCGCAAGCGCGAACGCATCGAGGACGTCTGCGAGGACCGCGAGATCCGCGTCCTCAACCCGACGTACGTGGAAGTGGAGGTCGACGATGAGTGA
- a CDS encoding ribonuclease P protein component 1, with amino-acid sequence MPLTPETLTRHELIGLPVRVAAAASDAHVGIAGHVVSESQRTLSIRETPQASRRGGDAAGASGDKVVPKRGATFEFALPSARDSVRPEAREAGTSEPTDEAAGARKPPGSACELPSLNVDTLAVGDEQYDTAGVTAGQSGGCEDAVYVTVDGARLLSRPAFRTERAGDSTWQ; translated from the coding sequence ATGCCACTGACCCCCGAAACGCTCACGCGACACGAACTCATCGGGCTGCCCGTCCGGGTGGCCGCCGCCGCCAGCGACGCCCACGTGGGCATCGCCGGGCACGTCGTGTCGGAGAGCCAGCGGACCCTATCTATCCGCGAGACGCCGCAGGCGTCTCGGCGAGGCGGCGACGCCGCCGGAGCCTCGGGGGACAAGGTGGTACCCAAGCGGGGCGCGACGTTCGAGTTCGCGCTCCCCTCGGCTCGCGATTCCGTCCGACCGGAGGCCCGCGAGGCCGGGACCTCCGAGCCCACAGATGAAGCCGCCGGGGCGCGCAAGCCCCCGGGGTCCGCGTGCGAACTTCCGTCGCTCAACGTCGACACCCTGGCCGTCGGCGACGAGCAGTACGATACTGCCGGGGTCACAGCCGGTCAGTCGGGCGGTTGCGAGGACGCGGTCTACGTTACGGTGGATGGGGCCAGACTGCTCTCACGACCCGCCTTCCGCACGGAACGTGCGGGTGATTCGACATGGCAATAG
- a CDS encoding 50S ribosomal protein L6: MARTEIELPEDVSAELDHLDLTIEGPNGSTTRRLWYPNVSVSVEDIPSSTDGDGETVEAVAIEYDDEADRKTTATVGTFRSHVSNMVQGVTDGWEYRMEVLYAHFPMDVSVEGDDVVITNFLGEKAPRRAAIRGDTEVQIDGEELTLTGPSKEDVGQTAANIEQLTRVTDKDTRVFQDGVYITQKPTGGA; this comes from the coding sequence ATGGCACGAACAGAAATCGAACTACCCGAGGACGTGTCGGCCGAACTCGACCACCTCGATCTCACGATCGAGGGGCCGAACGGCTCGACGACCCGTCGCCTGTGGTACCCGAACGTGAGCGTCTCCGTCGAGGATATTCCGTCTTCGACGGACGGAGACGGTGAAACCGTCGAAGCGGTCGCCATCGAGTACGACGACGAGGCCGACCGCAAGACCACGGCCACCGTGGGGACGTTCCGGAGCCACGTGTCGAACATGGTTCAGGGCGTCACCGACGGGTGGGAGTACCGGATGGAAGTCCTGTACGCCCACTTCCCGATGGACGTCTCCGTCGAGGGTGACGACGTCGTCATCACGAACTTCCTCGGGGAGAAGGCTCCCCGCCGTGCGGCGATCCGCGGCGACACAGAGGTACAGATCGACGGGGAAGAGCTGACCCTCACGGGTCCCTCGAAGGAGGACGTCGGGCAGACGGCGGCCAACATCGAGCAGCTCACCCGCGTGACCGACAAGGACACGCGCGTCTTCCAGGACGGCGTGTACATCACCCAGAAACCGACGGGGGGTGCCTGA
- a CDS encoding 50S ribosomal protein L14, with protein sequence MEALKADVTQGLEKGSLIACADNTGARELKVISVSGYTGTKNRHPKAGVGDKVTVSVTKGTPEMRRQVLEAVIVRQRKPIRRPDGTRVKFADNAAVVIDDMSEPRGTEIKGPIAREVAERFGSIASTATQIV encoded by the coding sequence ATGGAAGCCCTCAAGGCCGACGTCACGCAGGGCCTCGAGAAGGGGTCGCTCATCGCGTGTGCGGACAACACCGGCGCGCGAGAGCTGAAGGTCATCAGCGTCTCCGGCTACACCGGGACCAAGAACAGACACCCCAAAGCGGGAGTGGGCGACAAGGTGACCGTCTCGGTCACCAAGGGCACGCCTGAAATGCGACGACAGGTCCTCGAGGCCGTCATCGTGCGCCAGCGCAAGCCCATCCGTCGCCCCGACGGCACGCGCGTGAAGTTCGCGGACAACGCCGCGGTCGTCATCGACGACATGAGCGAGCCGCGCGGGACCGAGATCAAGGGTCCCATCGCGCGCGAGGTCGCCGAACGCTTCGGGAGCATCGCATCGACGGCGACACAGATCGTATGA
- a CDS encoding 30S ribosomal protein S8: MAGNDPLSDALGGLDNAESVGHLDYTVQPASNIVGSILEVLYDRGYVDGFEFVEDGKAGRFEVELKGAINECGAVKPRYSVGADGYERWEKRYLPARDYGALIVTTSHGVMSHYEAREKGIGGQVIAYVY; the protein is encoded by the coding sequence ATGGCAGGTAACGACCCACTCTCCGACGCGCTCGGCGGTCTCGACAACGCCGAGAGCGTCGGCCACTTGGATTACACGGTCCAGCCCGCCTCGAACATCGTCGGTTCCATCCTCGAAGTGCTGTACGACCGCGGCTACGTCGACGGCTTCGAGTTCGTCGAGGACGGGAAGGCCGGCCGGTTCGAGGTCGAACTGAAGGGCGCCATCAACGAGTGTGGCGCGGTGAAGCCGCGGTACTCCGTGGGCGCGGACGGCTACGAACGATGGGAGAAGCGGTACCTCCCCGCCCGCGACTACGGCGCGCTCATCGTGACCACCAGTCACGGCGTCATGAGCCACTACGAGGCCCGCGAGAAGGGCATCGGTGGCCAGGTAATCGCCTACGTCTACTAA
- a CDS encoding 50S ribosomal protein L5 — protein sequence MAESEASEEFHEMREPRIEKVVVHMGVGRGGRELADGEDILEAITGGKSVRTTAERAIAEFDIRPGDPIGAKVTLRGEDAREFLETALELVDLSADQFDDNGNVSFGVAEHTEFPSQEYDPNVGIYGLDVTVALTRPGYRVSKRDKVTRSLPSKHRMSVEDAVTFLEREFEVEVNA from the coding sequence ATGGCGGAAAGCGAGGCCAGCGAGGAGTTCCACGAGATGCGCGAACCGCGCATCGAGAAGGTCGTCGTCCACATGGGCGTCGGCCGCGGCGGCCGCGAGCTCGCGGACGGCGAGGACATCCTCGAGGCGATCACCGGCGGCAAGTCGGTTCGCACGACGGCCGAGCGGGCCATCGCCGAGTTCGACATCCGCCCCGGCGACCCCATCGGCGCGAAGGTCACCCTTCGCGGCGAGGACGCCCGCGAGTTCCTCGAGACGGCGCTCGAACTGGTCGACCTCTCGGCCGACCAGTTCGACGACAACGGCAACGTGAGCTTCGGCGTCGCGGAACACACCGAGTTCCCGAGTCAGGAGTACGACCCGAACGTCGGCATCTACGGGCTCGACGTGACGGTCGCGCTGACGCGCCCGGGCTACCGCGTCTCCAAGCGGGACAAGGTCACCAGGTCGCTCCCCAGCAAGCACCGCATGTCCGTCGAGGACGCGGTGACGTTCCTCGAACGCGAGTTCGAGGTGGAGGTGAACGCATGA
- a CDS encoding 30S ribosomal protein S14, with product MSEADIEEKGPEETGEHAEKRTGQRHECRRCERKQGLVGKYDINLCRQCFREVARDMGFRKYR from the coding sequence ATGAGCGAGGCAGACATCGAGGAGAAAGGGCCCGAGGAGACGGGCGAACACGCGGAAAAGCGCACGGGCCAGCGGCACGAGTGCCGCCGGTGTGAGCGCAAGCAGGGGCTCGTCGGCAAGTACGACATCAACCTCTGCCGGCAGTGCTTCCGCGAGGTCGCCCGCGACATGGGCTTCCGCAAGTACAGATAA